From the Gemmatimonadota bacterium genome, one window contains:
- a CDS encoding metal ABC transporter ATP-binding protein, translating into MDSTILRFDNLTLGYDRHPAVHHLDYAIRAGALVAVVGPNGAGKSTLLKGTAGSLAPLGGEIRLTGIETPEIAYLPQQSEIDRGFPISVFDMVAMGLWRKTGAFRRFGRAGCRKIGEALDIVGLGGFERRPIGTLSGGQMQRSLFARLLLQDARLILLDEPFASIDSATVRDLKGLIRRWHGERRTVVAVLHDLDQVRTDFPETLLLAREQIAAGPTEDVLSPANLDLARRLTEAFDEGAAVCGR; encoded by the coding sequence ATGGACAGTACAATCTTGCGATTCGATAATCTGACCCTCGGATACGACCGCCACCCTGCGGTCCATCATCTGGATTACGCCATCCGTGCCGGTGCCCTTGTCGCTGTGGTGGGACCGAACGGTGCCGGAAAGTCGACGCTGTTAAAAGGGACCGCCGGCAGCCTCGCGCCGCTCGGCGGCGAGATCAGGTTGACGGGGATTGAAACCCCGGAAATCGCGTACCTCCCACAGCAGTCCGAAATCGATCGAGGTTTTCCGATCTCGGTCTTCGACATGGTGGCCATGGGGTTGTGGCGAAAGACCGGGGCTTTCCGCCGATTCGGACGGGCGGGCTGCCGGAAGATAGGCGAGGCCTTGGATATCGTGGGGCTGGGTGGTTTCGAGCGGCGCCCCATCGGCACCCTCTCCGGCGGACAAATGCAACGTTCCCTGTTCGCCCGCCTGCTCCTCCAGGATGCGCGGCTGATTCTCTTGGACGAGCCGTTCGCGTCCATCGATTCGGCGACCGTGCGTGATCTCAAGGGACTTATTCGTCGCTGGCACGGGGAGCGGCGAACGGTGGTCGCCGTCTTGCACGACCTGGATCAGGTTCGGACGGATTTCCCGGAAACCCTTCTGCTGGCTCGCGAACAGATTGCCGCCGGTCCGACGGAGGACGTTCTTTCTCCAGCGAATCTCGATCTAGCGCGCCGGCTCACCGAGGCCTTTGACGAAGGAGCGGCCGTATGTGGGAGATGA